Below is a genomic region from Helianthus annuus cultivar XRQ/B chromosome 2, HanXRQr2.0-SUNRISE, whole genome shotgun sequence.
tatcaacaacaacagtcaccgcatcaggcacaaactgcacatggaagaaaagaaattgaagattcaaagagagcgtgtctggttaatcagggcaaggatggTGGATTCAGccgggataaatacattccaacgAACAGTAAAGTATGCTTggcagatcaagatgatgaaaaattgccagatggtttcagttgggacaatttttgcccagaccaagaattcatggccaaagagatgctAAACGCTAAAGCCTttgttgctaatgcttatgatgaATATTGGGCAGCAAAATACAGGAAAATTAGGGAAGATGAAGAGAAGAAATGGAAAAGatatgaagaagaaaaagaagaagaaagaagaaaaactGAAGCTGAGAAAAATAAAAGAGAAGAAGCAGTTCAAGTGAGAgtagtcaaagaagttccagaatttgaAATCAAAGCTGATGCTGAAGCAGTCAAAGTTCCAGAGAAGTGtttgaattgtgattctttgatcaagTAAAACAACGAGTTGCTACACAACAttaaaaggttgaaagaatcatatgatacattGAACAGAGAAATGAACAAATACACCGAATCGAACAATGAAAAAGCTGTtgcaatgaatacactcaaaggagcttacATGAGACAGTTTGATGATGTCAACTTCTACACAGAGAAGTGTGCTGAGCTGGAAttgaagttggcaacacaaagaattgaaactgaaagagttaacaatctattgaaaagttactcatgttctacttttgttgttgacaggatttacccgATCGTGGAAAGACTAAAGACGTTTGATGAAGAGAAGACTTCAGTAGAAAAGAAGTCTGAGACAAAAGAAGAGGATGAAGTAGAAATTTCTGGTGagaaaccaagtgttgtctacaa
It encodes:
- the LOC110892483 gene encoding golgin subfamily A member 6-like protein 6, yielding MAKEMLNAKAFVANAYDEYWAAKYRKIREDEEKKWKRYEEEKEEERRKTEAEKNKREEAVQVRVVKEVPEFEIKADAEAVKVPEKCLNCDSLIKEMNKYTESNNEKAVAMNTLKGAYMRQFDDVNFYTEKCAELELKIYPIVERLKTFDEEKTSVEKKSETKEEDEVEISGKSSEAEKEQAFRKQTNQELLAKKQEELKKCVVQKKI